A DNA window from Peromyscus leucopus breed LL Stock chromosome 3, UCI_PerLeu_2.1, whole genome shotgun sequence contains the following coding sequences:
- the Bcl2l14 gene encoding apoptosis facilitator Bcl-2-like protein 14, whose amino-acid sequence MCSTSECDLEDIPLEDDDPNSLEFKILAFYARHHVFKSTPAVFSPKLSRTRSLSQKALVGAWSTDSWTQVPLPCRSSPSSEKHLSLGKKKSSWRTFFRAAEKEEGPPSSPKEVRAQGAQSPLVVQRQGLQNQHWARSLSNVEQRLEVEAVDPKVACIANRVAEIVCLWPPPEDSHIQGGGCKFKESIPEVPYLRLEGARTCDSKKDGEDEIISKIVELLKYSGDQLGREMKKDKALMSSFQDGLSYSVFKTITNLFLRDVDTRGESEVKAQGFKAALAIDAIAKLTAIDNHPMNRMLGFGTKYLKEYFSPWIQQNGGWEKVLGISLEEVD is encoded by the exons ATGTGCAGCACCAGTGAGTGTGACCTGGAAGACATCCCCCTGGAGGATGATGACCCAAACAGCCTGGAGTTCAAAATCCTGGCCTTCTATGCCAGGCACCACGTCTTCAAGAGCACGCCAGCCGTCTTCTCACCCAAGCTCTCCAGAACAAGAAGTTTGTCCCAGAAAGCACTGGTGGGGGCTTGGTCAACTGACTCCTGGACACAGGTGCCACTGCCTTGCAGAAGCTCCCCCTCCAGTGAGAAGCACTTAAGCCTTGGCAAGAAGAAGTCTTCCTGGAGAACATTCTTCAGAgcagcagagaaggaggaaggcccGCCGAGCTCCCCAAAGGAAGTCCGTGCTCAGGGTGCTCAGAGCCCCTTGGTGGTGCAGCGTCAGGGCCTCCAGAACCAGCACTGGGCCAGGTCTCTGTCCAATGTGGAGCAGCGCCTAGAGGTTGAAG cTGTGGACCCCAAAGTTGCTTGTATCGCTAACCGAGTGGCTGAAATTGTTTGCTTGTGGCCACCACCAGAAGATAGCCACATCCAGGGAGGAGGCTGCAAGTTCAAAGAGAGCATCCCAGAGGTTCCGTACTTGCGGCTTGAAGGCGCTAGAACTTGTGATTCTAAGAAAG ATGGAGAAGATGAAATAATAAGCAAAATTGTCGAGCTGCTGAAATACTCAGGGGATCAGCTGGGAAGAGAG ATGAAGAAAGACAAGGCTTTGATGAGCAGCTTCCAGGATGGGCTGTCGTACTCAGTGTTCAAGACCATCACAAACCTGTTCCTGAGGGATGTAGACACCAGAGGAGAATCAGAAGTCAAAGCTCAGGGCTTTAAGGCTGCCCTTGCAATAGACGCCATAGCCAAGCTCACAGCCATAGACAACCACCCAATGAATAGGATGCTGGGCTTTGGAACCAAGTACCTAAAAGAGTACTTCTCCCCCTGGATCCAGCAGAATGGTGGATGG